A window of Chlorobium phaeobacteroides DSM 266 genomic DNA:
AAGTTTCAATCCACGCGCCCGCAGGGGGCGCGACTACCGCAGGTCAGACTGTCACGATTGGCCTTGCAGTGTTTCAATCCACGCGCCCGCAGGGGGCGCGACTTAATTAGTGGATGAGACAATGACAACAAAACAGTTTCAATCCACGCGCCCGCAGGGGGCGCGACTGCCTTCAATATCAGGGTTCACGCCCTGTATCGCGTTTCAATCCACGCGCCCGCAGGGGGCGCGACATTTCCCCCTTGATAATCTCGCTCATCTGCCCGAGTTTCAATCCACGCGCCCGCAGGGGGCGCGACTATGAGCGTTTACGACATTAAAGCCGGAGGATGGAGTTTCAATCCACGCGCCCGCAGGGGGCGCGACGATTACCGCCATGTCGCTGACGTACCTCACCCTGTTTCAATCCACGCGCCTGCAGGGGGCGCGACCTTAACCATGAGGACGACGCTCTTGAGGGTATGGAAGTTTCAATCCACGCGCCCGCAGGGGGCGCGACGTGAATTTCAATGCTCCTGGATAAGATGTAAGAGTAGTTTCAATCCACGCGCCCGCAGGGGGCGCGACCATTGATCAAGAAGTGAAGCGCAAAAAGATAGACGTGTTTCAATCCACGCGCCCGCAGGGGGCGCGACTAATACTGGTATATTCGATGAGGCTGGTGAATACCTGTTTCAATCCACGCGCCCGCAGGGGGCGCGACATGAGAATCTACCATCTGATCAAAGTCTACATCTCGTTTCAATCCACGCGCCCGCAGGGGGCGCGACACAATTCTGCAGCAAAAGAAGCTCAAGCAAACAGAGTTTCAATCCACGCGCCCGCAGGGGGCGCGACGCCATATATCCAAAGGCTGCGGGTTTGTTGAGCGTTTCAATCCACGCGCCCGCAGGGGGCGCGACGTAGCCGGGAGCGATGATAATCTTGGCCGTGTAGCCGTTTCAATCCACGCGCCCGCAGGGGGCGCGACCACTCCGCGCAACTGTCCCGGCCTTGTCGGCCTGTTTCAATCCACGCGCCCGCAGGGGGCGCGACTCGGCATCAGCTCTGTCGAGTACACCATTGCCTCGTTTCAATCCACGCGCCCGCAGGGGGCGCGACGTCGTTCACATCCTCGAGGATTGGCAGGACTGGACGTTTCAATCCACGCGCCCGCAGGGGGCGCGACTGACGATTACGCTATCCACCAGCTTCGAGAGCGGTTTCAATCCACGCGCCCGCAGGGGGCGCGACCACCGAACATTACAAAGATGGAACCTCCACAACTCGTTTCAATCCACGCGCCCGCAGGGGGCGCGACAACCAACCAGACTGGGCAGACGTCCAGATGGTAAGTTTCAATCCACGCGCCCGCAGGGGGCGCGACGACCTTTGGGATATGGGTTCACGATGGGCGACAATATGTTTCAATCCACGCGCCCGCAGGGGGCGCGACCAGCCGGGGTATAGAGCTTTCAAGCAGCTTGCCTTGAGTTTCAATCCACGCGCCCGCAGGGGGCGCGACCAACCGGGATGTGCAGTCCGTGCGAGATCAGCTTAGTTTCAATCCACGCGCCCGCAGGGGGCGCGACCTGATGCCGCACCGGTTCCCCTTCAAGTTCGACTGGTTTCAATCCACGCGCCCGCAGGGGGCGCGACCCCTCATAAGAAGATGCCGGGACGCCTTTTGTCTCGTTTCAATCCACGCGCCCGCAGGGGGCGCGACGTTGGCTGGTGCAAGACGGAGGAAAGCTATGATACGTTTCAATCCACGCGCCCGCAGGGGGCGCGACGGGATCGATGCCGATACTCCGTCTGTCGTAATGGTTTCAATCCACGCGCCCGCAGGGGGCGCGACTTTATGTCGTTGATCGTGTATAGCCCGACGATAAGTTTCAATCCACGCGCCCGCAGGGGGCGCGACCATGCAGACCACCTGCGCTGACGAGCAGGAAGCAGTTTCAATCCACGCGCCCGCAGGGGGCGCGACGACGGCTTTACGGTAGATCGGGCAAATGATGCGGTGTTTCAATCCACGCGCCCGCAGGGGGCGCGACGCATGTGTCGAACAGATCACCATCGAAGAGAACCGTGTTTCAATCCACGCGCCCGCAGGGGGCGCGACCGGCAGAGGGCTGAGTTGCAAGAGCGCCTTGATGCGTTTCAATCCACGCGCCCGCAGGGGGCGCGACGATAACAAAATTACCTGCAAGCACAAAAAAAAGCAGTTTCAATCCACGCGCCCGCAGGGGGCGCGACAGAGGCGCCCCGGCGGAACGTGCTGAGTTTTACCAGTTTCAATCCACGCGCCCGCAGGGGGCGCGACGGAGGACATCTTCATCAATTCTTCATCTGTGATTGTTTCAATCCACGCGCCCGCAGGGGGCGCGACCTCAAAAAAATTCATTAAAAAGTATTGTGATTGCAGGGTTTCAATCCACGCGCCCGCAGGGGGCGCGACGGCCAATGCAGCCGGGAACCGTAACCCCGGATCGTTTCAATCCACGCGCCCGCAGGGGGCGCGACATGGCAAAGCCTGAAAAAATATTCATGCGCTTTGAGTTTCAATCCACGCGCCCGCAGGGGGCGCGACCTTTGCCGAAGGTGCCACAAAATCAAGCATCGCGGGGTTTCAATCCACGCGCCCGCAGGGGGCGCGACGTGCAAGGAAGTCTTCCAAATTCCCTTTGTGTCGAGTTTCAATCCACGCGCCCGCAGGGGGCGCGACAAGCTGATGAACGACGAGCTATCAATTAAAAAACAGTTTCAATCCACGCGCCCGCAGGGGGCGCGACAGAAGAGCAAAGCTTGCCGTTAATCCATTGTGCGTTTCAATCCACGCGCCCGCAGGGGGCGCGACATTACCCGAATGGCCAACCATCCGAGTATCGCGAAGTTTCAATCCACGCGCCCGCAGGGGGCGCGACGTGGATCAATATGGTCAGATTCCAGGATTGCGGAATGTTTCAATCCACGCGCCCGCAGGGGGCGCGACATAGTGAATTTTGTGAAAATCACATATAGGAGATGTTTCAATCCACGCGCCCGCAGGGGGCGCGACGTGGTACTTACTCCTTTTATGGGCGTAGGATCGGTTTCAATCCACGCGCCCGCAGGGGGCGCGACTGCGGGAGCAGCTTGATGGCGGTGACGTTTTCGACGTTTCAATCCACGCGCCCGCAGGGGGCGCGACTTCTGTCGCCGGCGGCGCTCAGGTGCTGCAGATGTTTCAATCCACGCGCCCGCAGGGGGCGCGACGGATATTTGACTGACGTTAATGTGATCGATGGCGTTGTTTCAATCCACGCGCCCGCAGGGGGCGCGACAAAGCGGAGTCGAGGATATGACAATCTCAGCCATTGTTTCAATCCACGCGCCCGCAGGGGGCGCGACAAACTACGATCTTGGGGCGGAGGTTGTTCGGAGCGTTTCAATCCACGCGCCCGCAGGGGGCGCGACTCCGGATTCGACGTTTGTCGGGTAGCTTCCGGCGGGTTTCAATCCACGCGCCCGCAGGGGGCGCGACTCTCGCGGAGTTGTACATCTCGACCAACAAGGTGTTTCAATCCACGCGCCCGCAGGGGGCGCGACTCATACCATTGTGTGTTGATATGATGCGCAGAGGGTTTCAATCCACGCGCCCGCAGGGGGCGCGACAAGAAGGTTTATTATAAGCCTTTTGCGCCTCATGCGTTTCAATCCACGCGCCCGCAGGGGGCGCGACTAACTTTAGCATGGTACCATCTGTAAGTGTACCGAGTTTCAATCCACGCGCCCGCAGGGGGCGCGACCGAATTTGCGACAATGTCGCGAAACCCTGGAGTCGGTTTCAATCCACGCGCCCGCAGGGGGCGCGACCCAACAATTGTTCCCGTTGCTGAATCAGTAACGGTGTTTCAATCCACGCGCCCGCAGGGGGCGCGACGTTATCCGCAAAAACAAATTCGCAATCCTCAACAGTTTCAATCCACGCGCCCGCAGGGGGCGCGACATCTGCGCTTTTACATCAGCAAGCTGCACAGGATGTTTCAATCCACGCGCCCGCAGGGGGCGCGACCCCTCTATCTTTGATCGGTTTTGCTCAAGAGACGGTTTCAATCCACGCGCCCGCAGGGGGCGCGACCTCACGACATCGGGGTGCGGGAACTGATGAGCGGGTTTCAATCCACGCGCCCGCAGGGGGCGCGACAGCCATACGGACACAGCCGCGCAACATTCCGTTGTTTCAATCCACGCGCCCGCAGGGGGCGCGACCGTTTCTCGATCAAGTGATCGGCGATATACGGCAGTTTCAATCCACGCGCCCGCAGGGGGCGCGACCGATGGCGCAGGCCAAAACCGTTGAGGCTCAAGCGTTTCAATCCACGCGCCCGCAGGGGGCGCGACGCATGGTCGAGAAAGAGTTGCCTGAATCGGCACCTGTGTTTCAATCCACGCGCCCGCAGGGGGCGCGACCAATGCTTCTGTTAAGTTGAGCAAGCGCAATCACTGGTTTCAATCCACGCGCCCGCAGGGGGCGCGACCACAGCCCGCCCTTATCAGCAGGCGTTGTTCGAGGCGTTTCAATCCACGCGCCCGCAGGGGGCGCGACTGTCAATCTATCGTGTCAGGTATTCCATGGCCTGCGGAGCATTATCCGCGAACCATTTCGTATGCCAAATAACAATTTACGCAAACCTGACAATGAAAAAAATAAGTTCATATAAATAAAGCTGTTAGATCTATCGCGAACATCCCTGAATTTCAGGTGCAGCTTGATGTTCGCGCGTCATAAAATCAACGGTCCTTCGAGATCGCGGGGTTCTTTCGCTCCTTCGTGTTCAATGCGATTCTGCCAGTTGGAGCCGAGAAAATAAAACCTCAGGCTGTCATGCGCATGATCCATTTCATGCATCAGTTTTGCCCGTAATTTTACCCATTGTGACGGATCGACATTACATTCGAATACCGAAAACTGAACCCGTTGGCCATAGTTCTGGCAGGTTTTCGCAATCCTGCGAAGCCTGCGCCTTCCGGCAGGCGTTTCGGTATTGACGTCGTAGGTTACCAATACTAACATCGGTTACCTCCAGACAAAAGGAGGGTACATATCGATATCCCCCCGGATATACCGAGCCAGCAACATAGCCTGCATATGCCAGATGAGACCCACAGCCATTTTTTCCCTGACATACGGATGTTCTATTTCTTCCTGTTTTCTTTTCTGGTAAGCCGTTAGCAAGGTTTTTCTTGCATCGTCTTTCATCAGCACAGCGCCAGTATCGGATACCGTGAAATCATTTGCCTGAATCTGACCCCGATTGATTAACGACAATGCCATTCTGTCGGCGATATAGGAACGAAACTCTTCGAGCATATCGAGAGCGAGGCTCGGACGACCCGGGCGATCCTTGTGCAGAAAACCCGCTGCCGGATCGAGCCCGCATGACTCAAGTGCGGAGCGGATATCATGCGTCACAAGGGTATAGAGAAACGAAAGCAGACAATTTACCCGGTCAACCGGCGGTCGACGGTTTCGGCCATTAAACCGGAACAACGGGTCGGAAGTTGTGATGCACTGGTCGAATACCTCGAAATAAATTCTTCCTGCTTCACCCTCGATCCCCCTGATTCGCTCTTGATCGGTTTCATCGCCAAGCTTTTTAATGCAACCGGCAAGCAGTTGCTGTGCATAATGCATTTTTTCGCCATCGACCTTTTCGGGGTGGTCCCGCATGGCCCTTGCAAGGGTAACCCTGCTGTTGCCGATTTTTCCTATGACGAACGCCCGGGCAAGCATGGCCGACTGCTGATAGTTGTCTGCTTGCCGGTATTGTGCGCGCCTGAGCAGAATGTTGCCTTTCGTTGGCCCCTGCACCTGACAGAGGAATTTGCCGTATTCGGTAAGGAACGTCACCGTCACACCCTTTTCTGCACAGTGACCCATGAGAAATGGGCTGCAGGTGATCTGTCCGAAACAGATAATACCGTCAAGCATATGAAGAGGCAATCGTACTTTTTCAACTTTATCGATTTTTATGACCGCGCACTCACCTTCTTTCGACAGATATGCACCCTGCGTGGTAACGAACAGCGTGTTGAGCAGCTTTTTCAAATTTCATCCTCCGAGAGTTCACGAAGCAGTTTGTGCACATAATTTTTAGCTGACCGGCTATGGACAACGACCTCAGGCAGACAGAGCTCCTGTAACGAGCACTG
This region includes:
- the cas1c gene encoding type I-C CRISPR-associated endonuclease Cas1c encodes the protein MKKLLNTLFVTTQGAYLSKEGECAVIKIDKVEKVRLPLHMLDGIICFGQITCSPFLMGHCAEKGVTVTFLTEYGKFLCQVQGPTKGNILLRRAQYRQADNYQQSAMLARAFVIGKIGNSRVTLARAMRDHPEKVDGEKMHYAQQLLAGCIKKLGDETDQERIRGIEGEAGRIYFEVFDQCITTSDPLFRFNGRNRRPPVDRVNCLLSFLYTLVTHDIRSALESCGLDPAAGFLHKDRPGRPSLALDMLEEFRSYIADRMALSLINRGQIQANDFTVSDTGAVLMKDDARKTLLTAYQKRKQEEIEHPYVREKMAVGLIWHMQAMLLARYIRGDIDMYPPFVWR
- the cas2 gene encoding CRISPR-associated endonuclease Cas2 gives rise to the protein MLVLVTYDVNTETPAGRRRLRRIAKTCQNYGQRVQFSVFECNVDPSQWVKLRAKLMHEMDHAHDSLRFYFLGSNWQNRIEHEGAKEPRDLEGPLIL